The following are encoded together in the Proteiniphilum saccharofermentans genome:
- a CDS encoding HlyD family secretion protein, producing MEKEKTENIRNLRIALVGLVAVVIILFIIGWIIYKPEPVVIQGSAEATEVRVSGKVAGRIQQFLIEEGQRVERGDTLVFIDSPEIYAKLVQATAAQNAAKAQDRKAQKGARSEVIQGTYEMWQKAEVGVDISKKSYDRVQRLFEKGVVTAQKRDEAEAQYQAAVAQAAAAKSQYEMAKNGAEAEDKAAALAMVDRAQGAVQEVEAYMKEITLVAPISGEVTEIFPKQGELVGTGAPIMSIVDLNDIWFSFNVREDLLNDMKKSTVITVKIPALNNQETKLEITYIKAMASFATWKATKTTGDFDLKTFEVRAKPVEPIKDLRPGMTALVVRN from the coding sequence ATGGAAAAAGAAAAAACAGAAAACATACGCAATCTGAGAATTGCACTGGTAGGACTCGTCGCCGTAGTAATCATTCTTTTTATTATCGGATGGATCATTTATAAACCGGAGCCGGTCGTTATCCAGGGATCTGCCGAGGCAACCGAGGTACGTGTCTCGGGAAAAGTAGCCGGACGTATTCAACAGTTCCTCATAGAAGAAGGACAACGGGTTGAACGTGGAGACACACTGGTATTCATCGATAGTCCCGAAATCTATGCGAAGCTGGTACAAGCTACAGCTGCACAAAACGCTGCAAAGGCACAAGACCGTAAAGCGCAAAAAGGTGCCCGAAGCGAAGTGATCCAGGGCACGTATGAGATGTGGCAAAAGGCAGAGGTAGGCGTAGATATCTCCAAGAAGTCGTACGATCGTGTACAACGTCTTTTTGAAAAAGGAGTCGTCACGGCGCAAAAACGGGATGAAGCCGAAGCCCAATATCAGGCAGCAGTTGCACAAGCCGCGGCAGCCAAATCCCAATACGAGATGGCTAAAAACGGTGCCGAAGCGGAAGATAAGGCCGCTGCACTGGCAATGGTGGACCGTGCACAAGGAGCGGTACAAGAAGTAGAAGCCTACATGAAAGAGATCACCCTTGTCGCTCCTATTTCGGGAGAAGTGACAGAAATATTTCCTAAACAAGGAGAATTGGTCGGTACGGGCGCGCCAATTATGAGTATAGTAGACCTGAATGACATCTGGTTCAGTTTCAATGTACGTGAAGATTTATTGAACGACATGAAGAAAAGTACAGTAATCACCGTAAAGATCCCGGCATTGAATAACCAGGAAACCAAACTGGAAATTACCTATATAAAAGCGATGGCGTCGTTTGCCACCTGGAAGGCTACAAAAACAACAGGTGATTTCGATCTGAAAACATTTGAAGTCCGTGCCAAACCGGTAGAGCCTATCAAAGACCTTCGCCCGGGAATGACAGCGTTGGTGGTAAGAAATTAA
- a CDS encoding MarR family winged helix-turn-helix transcriptional regulator — protein sequence MIKVTEREIFEILSGKISGAINRTVLKAFAQEGLDITTEQWTVLSCLWDKDKIIQQDICDLTQKDKPSVTRLIDNLEKKKLVRRESDPADRRNNLIHLTPRGTALKQKTTDVVHSIVNHVLEGISDKELIGAKNVLLQIMHNLREY from the coding sequence ATGATAAAAGTAACAGAACGTGAAATATTTGAAATTTTATCCGGAAAGATTTCCGGAGCCATCAATCGTACCGTACTGAAGGCTTTTGCACAGGAGGGGCTTGATATCACCACTGAGCAATGGACGGTACTATCCTGCTTATGGGATAAAGACAAGATCATCCAACAGGATATCTGTGATCTCACCCAGAAAGACAAACCGAGCGTAACACGGTTGATAGACAATCTGGAAAAAAAGAAACTGGTCAGACGGGAATCGGATCCAGCTGACCGACGCAACAATCTCATCCACCTCACCCCCCGTGGGACTGCTCTAAAGCAAAAGACAACCGATGTGGTGCACAGCATTGTCAATCATGTATTGGAAGGCATATCGGATAAAGAATTAATTGGAGCTAAAAATGTTTTGCTTCAAATTATGCATAATTTAAGGGAATACTAA
- a CDS encoding lysylphosphatidylglycerol synthase domain-containing protein, translating to MVKKTKIAQNLFFFLGGLALGIMVYKTGFDNILINIKQTGWWFVPIIGMWIIVYLVNTYSFYVIINDGSKEAREIGFLRLFKLVVSGFAVNYITPFGLMGGEPYKIIELKSTLGIQKATSTVLLSTMMHLVSHFIFWMISIPLLLFLVPVLSGLLEWLIFLVSVASLLFLFWAFRIYTRGGVERAVLIGGKLPFVGRRIRAFYRENQEKLSQMDGLIADLYKNRKGDFVLSLALEIFSRFFICVEIILIMQAIRWPVSFSQSILIESIQSLFSNLFFFMPMQMGAREGGFALVYRILAIPVALGIFTSLCKRIRELFWTLAGLLLIQVKRGK from the coding sequence ATGGTAAAAAAAACGAAGATAGCCCAAAATCTATTTTTCTTTCTCGGTGGATTGGCGCTCGGGATAATGGTTTATAAGACTGGGTTTGACAATATCTTGATTAATATAAAGCAGACCGGTTGGTGGTTCGTGCCAATTATCGGAATGTGGATTATTGTATATCTTGTAAATACCTACTCCTTTTATGTCATTATCAATGATGGAAGTAAAGAAGCCCGGGAGATAGGATTCCTTCGACTCTTTAAGCTGGTTGTCAGTGGTTTTGCCGTTAACTATATCACTCCTTTTGGATTGATGGGGGGAGAACCATACAAGATCATTGAACTGAAGAGTACATTGGGAATACAGAAAGCTACCTCTACGGTACTGCTCTCCACAATGATGCATCTTGTTTCACACTTCATCTTTTGGATGATTTCTATTCCGTTGCTGCTTTTTCTGGTACCTGTGCTTTCCGGTTTGTTGGAATGGTTGATATTCCTGGTCAGTGTAGCATCATTACTATTCCTTTTCTGGGCATTCAGGATATATACACGGGGAGGGGTGGAAAGAGCAGTGCTGATAGGAGGTAAACTCCCTTTTGTAGGGAGAAGGATAAGGGCTTTCTATAGAGAGAATCAGGAGAAACTCAGTCAAATGGATGGTTTGATCGCCGATCTCTATAAGAATCGTAAGGGAGATTTTGTCCTGTCTCTTGCATTGGAAATTTTCTCCCGTTTTTTTATTTGTGTGGAGATAATACTGATTATGCAGGCTATCAGATGGCCGGTTTCTTTCAGTCAGAGTATATTGATCGAATCCATTCAGTCGTTGTTCTCCAACTTATTTTTCTTTATGCCGATGCAAATGGGGGCGAGAGAAGGTGGATTTGCTTTAGTATACCGTATTCTCGCAATACCGGTAGCATTGGGTATTTTTACCAGCTTATGCAAGCGTATCCGAGAACTCTTCTGGACTTTAGCCGGACTGCTGTTGATACAGGTAAAACGGGGTAAATAG
- a CDS encoding anaerobic sulfatase-maturation protein gives MSTFAPFAKPMYVMLKPVGSKCNLDCDYCYYLEKAVLYGRKNQVMSEELLERFIQQYIESQTMPQVMFTWHGGETLMRPISFYKKAVELQKRYAAGRQIDNSIQTNGTLLNDEWCTFFKENNFLVGISIDGPQDFHDEYRRDKMGRPSFHRVMKGIQLLQKHGVEFNCMAVVNDYNVDYPLEFYRFFKEIGCQFVQFTPIVERLRKNNREMKLATAQEKEEEVELAPFTVDAGKWGDFLCTIFDEWVKQDVGKIFIQIFDSTLANWVGEQPGVCTMAKTCGHAGVMEFNGDVYSCDHFVFPQYKLGNIYSRTLTSMMYSDEQMKFGNDKFDTLPRQCRECDMLFACYGECPKNRFIKDKYGNEGLNYLCKGYYKFFSHVAPYMDFMKRELLAKRPPANVMEWARNKGGKMGK, from the coding sequence ATGTCTACTTTTGCCCCCTTTGCCAAACCAATGTACGTAATGCTTAAACCAGTAGGTTCTAAGTGTAATCTCGACTGTGATTACTGTTACTATTTGGAAAAGGCAGTCCTCTACGGCAGGAAGAACCAGGTAATGAGCGAAGAACTTCTCGAACGGTTTATTCAACAATATATCGAGTCTCAGACCATGCCCCAGGTAATGTTCACATGGCATGGTGGTGAAACTCTGATGCGCCCCATCTCATTTTATAAAAAAGCAGTAGAATTACAAAAAAGATATGCGGCCGGACGGCAGATTGACAATTCCATTCAAACCAACGGTACATTACTTAACGACGAATGGTGCACCTTCTTTAAAGAGAATAATTTTCTGGTGGGAATATCTATTGACGGACCACAGGATTTCCATGATGAATACCGCCGTGATAAAATGGGGAGGCCTTCATTCCACCGCGTCATGAAGGGGATACAACTCCTTCAGAAACATGGCGTGGAGTTTAACTGCATGGCAGTAGTCAATGATTATAATGTAGATTATCCTTTGGAGTTTTACCGATTTTTCAAAGAAATAGGATGTCAATTTGTACAGTTTACACCTATCGTAGAGCGTTTACGGAAGAATAATCGTGAAATGAAACTGGCCACAGCACAAGAAAAAGAGGAAGAGGTAGAACTGGCTCCTTTCACTGTGGATGCAGGGAAGTGGGGTGATTTCCTGTGTACCATTTTCGATGAATGGGTAAAACAGGATGTTGGAAAAATTTTTATCCAGATATTTGACTCTACACTGGCCAATTGGGTAGGCGAACAACCGGGAGTATGTACTATGGCCAAGACCTGTGGACATGCAGGCGTAATGGAGTTCAACGGAGATGTCTATTCATGTGACCACTTCGTCTTTCCCCAATACAAGTTAGGCAATATTTACAGCAGGACACTCACATCAATGATGTATTCCGATGAACAAATGAAATTCGGCAATGATAAATTTGACACACTCCCCCGCCAGTGCAGGGAATGTGATATGCTTTTTGCCTGCTATGGCGAATGTCCCAAGAACAGGTTTATAAAGGACAAGTATGGTAACGAAGGATTAAACTATCTATGTAAAGGATACTACAAATTTTTCTCACATGTGGCTCCTTATATGGATTTTATGAAACGTGAACTTCTGGCAAAACGTCCGCCCGCCAATGTAATGGAATGGGCACGTAATAAAGGTGGAAAAATGGGTAAGTGA
- a CDS encoding ABC transporter permease: protein MSNSIIQQTRNVARREWKRMLSQPVYLLSSIFAMLFCYLFFLTLMSEGLPQQLPIGIVDGDNSSMSRTLERNINASPQVEIVGKYTSFTEARKDMQEGRIYAIIDIAPGFQSDLLANRQPAISYYVNDVYLVAGSLAYKDLTYISELMSGFILQQSLQARGITGEENLMPILQPIAIDTHQIGNPYTNYSVYLSNVLLPGVLQLLIIMFTIYAIGIEMKQNSTREWLSKGNGSILAALAGKILPHTVLFTLLGLTGLFLLYGVMGFPMNGSIVWMSLSMFLFIMAHQAIGIFIIGLFQRLRDSISVGVFYGLLSFSFAGFTFPIEAMPRGAQIFSWFFPIRYYFKIYVNEALNGADIRYSLIYFAGLLAFLLLPFLVYTRLRSTIVQHDREEIKNSRFNEQLQ from the coding sequence ATGTCCAACTCAATAATACAACAGACAAGGAATGTGGCTCGTAGGGAATGGAAACGGATGCTGTCGCAACCCGTTTATCTTCTCTCTTCGATATTCGCGATGCTTTTCTGTTACCTCTTCTTCCTGACATTGATGTCGGAAGGGTTACCCCAACAGCTTCCCATAGGGATTGTCGACGGCGACAATTCATCGATGTCACGCACTTTGGAACGGAATATAAATGCATCTCCACAAGTGGAAATCGTGGGTAAATATACCTCATTTACCGAAGCCCGCAAAGATATGCAAGAAGGACGTATTTATGCCATCATCGACATTGCCCCGGGGTTTCAGTCCGACCTGCTTGCCAACCGGCAACCGGCTATCTCCTATTATGTAAATGATGTCTATCTGGTAGCCGGATCACTTGCCTATAAAGATCTGACCTACATCAGCGAACTTATGTCGGGCTTCATCCTGCAGCAATCATTACAGGCAAGGGGAATCACAGGCGAAGAGAATCTGATGCCTATCTTACAACCTATCGCTATCGATACGCATCAGATAGGTAATCCCTACACCAACTACAGTGTCTATCTGTCGAATGTATTACTGCCCGGCGTATTACAGTTGCTGATCATCATGTTTACCATTTATGCCATAGGTATAGAGATGAAACAAAACAGCACACGCGAATGGCTCTCCAAGGGTAATGGATCGATATTGGCAGCGCTTGCCGGAAAGATACTCCCCCATACCGTTCTCTTCACCTTATTGGGATTGACAGGATTATTCCTGCTCTATGGAGTGATGGGATTTCCCATGAACGGCAGCATTGTATGGATGTCACTCTCCATGTTCCTGTTCATCATGGCACATCAGGCCATTGGCATATTCATTATCGGCCTGTTCCAGCGATTGCGTGATTCCATCAGTGTAGGGGTATTTTACGGGCTATTGAGCTTCTCATTTGCCGGCTTCACATTCCCGATAGAGGCAATGCCCCGTGGCGCACAAATTTTCTCATGGTTTTTTCCCATCCGTTACTATTTCAAGATATATGTAAATGAAGCGCTGAATGGTGCAGATATACGTTATTCACTGATATATTTTGCAGGATTGCTTGCATTTCTGTTATTACCCTTTCTGGTATATACCCGGTTAAGAAGCACTATCGTACAACATGACAGAGAAGAAATAAAAAACAGCAGATTCAATGAACAACTCCAATAA
- a CDS encoding ABC transporter permease: MNNSNKSNFFFRLLHELRRVIYIMLDEYRIILKDSGLAVVFLGATLIYPILYSSIYHNETIHDMPIAVIDESQSTRSRELIRRLDATPDLSVAYQLNNIEEARESFYKQKTHGVVYIPKDYSQKINRNEQATVSIYCDMSSFMYYRTMMLGANLGILEVGKDIKIERMNADGITGRSAEISAAPFRYEKNILFNEPMGFASFLLPVVLVVIIHQTLFFGITMLTGSLREEKLVTIDPQLRQKGKLFPTIFGKTLCYFSMYIVICSYILLAVPRIFQLPHIGNPLDIIRFFTPFLLAVIFFSMLISVFIRNRETTMIIFPFFSVILLFLSGFSWPQSNMPWLWKTFGMIFPSTFGIQGYLKINSMGAGLQQVQFEYVALWIQTAVYLLATVFAYRIQMRTTGSSSYLSNFGQKFRIKGVFTGTDQN; the protein is encoded by the coding sequence ATGAACAACTCCAATAAATCCAATTTCTTTTTCCGGCTTTTACATGAATTAAGACGGGTTATCTATATAATGCTGGATGAATACCGGATAATCCTGAAAGATTCGGGACTGGCTGTCGTTTTTCTTGGAGCGACACTTATCTATCCAATCCTTTATTCATCTATATATCATAACGAAACAATCCACGATATGCCTATTGCCGTGATTGATGAATCACAAAGCACCAGGTCACGTGAGTTGATAAGACGGCTCGATGCTACTCCGGACCTAAGCGTGGCATATCAGCTAAATAATATCGAAGAGGCAAGAGAATCGTTCTATAAGCAAAAAACACATGGGGTAGTATATATCCCGAAAGATTACAGTCAAAAGATCAATCGCAATGAACAAGCTACCGTATCGATCTATTGCGACATGAGCAGTTTTATGTACTACCGCACCATGATGCTGGGAGCAAACCTGGGCATACTCGAAGTAGGAAAGGATATCAAAATAGAGCGGATGAATGCAGACGGCATCACCGGCAGGTCAGCAGAAATCTCGGCTGCTCCTTTTCGTTATGAAAAGAACATCCTGTTCAACGAGCCTATGGGATTTGCCAGTTTCCTTCTGCCGGTGGTACTTGTCGTAATTATTCATCAAACACTCTTTTTCGGGATCACCATGCTGACCGGATCATTGCGTGAAGAGAAACTGGTAACGATAGATCCCCAATTACGTCAAAAGGGCAAGCTCTTCCCCACCATCTTTGGTAAAACATTGTGTTATTTCAGTATGTATATAGTGATCTGTTCCTATATATTACTGGCTGTACCCCGAATTTTCCAATTGCCCCATATAGGCAACCCGTTGGATATTATCCGGTTTTTCACACCATTCCTTTTGGCTGTCATCTTCTTCTCGATGTTGATTTCAGTATTTATCCGCAACAGGGAAACAACCATGATTATTTTCCCCTTCTTCTCGGTTATACTATTATTCCTAAGCGGATTTTCATGGCCACAATCCAATATGCCATGGCTTTGGAAAACATTTGGGATGATCTTCCCCAGCACATTCGGTATCCAGGGATACTTAAAGATCAATTCAATGGGAGCCGGACTACAACAGGTGCAATTCGAGTATGTTGCTTTGTGGATCCAGACTGCAGTATACTTACTGGCAACAGTCTTTGCTTATCGTATACAAATGCGAACAACCGGTTCCAGTTCTTATCTAAGCAATTTTGGGCAAAAATTTCGCATCAAAGGAGTATTTACCGGCACCGATCAGAATTGA
- a CDS encoding DoxX family protein — translation MKKENLLQFGWLILRVGIGISIFLHGFPKITGGTEMWTAIGSSMGIFGINFAPTFWGFLAAVAESVGGLLFALGLFFRPAAIMLTGTMIVALATHLAAGDDFMRFGHALDLLIVFAASILIGAGKYSFDAKFLPKIA, via the coding sequence ATGAAGAAAGAAAATTTATTACAGTTTGGATGGTTAATATTAAGGGTCGGTATAGGTATATCGATTTTTCTGCATGGTTTTCCGAAAATTACCGGTGGAACGGAGATGTGGACAGCTATAGGTAGTAGTATGGGAATATTCGGCATTAATTTTGCCCCGACTTTTTGGGGATTTTTAGCAGCCGTGGCTGAATCGGTCGGTGGACTTCTTTTTGCCCTTGGACTATTCTTCCGTCCGGCTGCTATTATGCTTACCGGGACGATGATAGTTGCTTTGGCCACTCATCTGGCTGCGGGTGATGATTTTATGCGATTCGGACATGCCCTTGATCTGCTGATTGTGTTTGCTGCGTCAATTCTGATCGGTGCCGGTAAATACTCCTTTGATGCGAAATTTTTGCCCAAAATTGCTTAG
- the gcvT gene encoding glycine cleavage system aminomethyltransferase GcvT, with translation MKTTPFTDLHIGLGAKMHEFAGYNMPIEYSGIIDEHLTVVNSVGVFDVSHMGEFWAKGPKALEFLQRVTSNDVSVLKQGKAQYTCFVNEEGGIVDDFIVYHYEPEKYLLVVNAANIEKDWAWCQQWNTMGAELENASDHMAQLAIQGPKAIETLQKLTDHNLSAIPFYAFETGPFAGVENVIISNTGYTGAGGFELYFYPEYGKKIWDAIFEAGAEYGIKPVGLGARDTLRLEMGYCLYGNDLDDTTTPLQAGLGWITKFADNKPFVGREVLEKEKAKGVSRKLCCFELVDKGIPRHGYEIVNAEDEVIGNVTSGTMSPVLKIGVGMGYVKPEFAKPGTEVYIKVRNRNLRANVVKPPFRK, from the coding sequence ATGAAGACAACCCCATTTACAGATTTGCATATCGGGCTGGGAGCCAAGATGCATGAGTTTGCAGGATATAATATGCCCATAGAATATTCCGGAATTATAGATGAACACTTGACAGTAGTGAATTCTGTGGGGGTATTCGATGTATCGCATATGGGTGAGTTTTGGGCGAAAGGCCCAAAGGCTTTAGAATTTTTACAGCGTGTAACCAGTAACGATGTTTCCGTGCTAAAACAAGGAAAAGCGCAATACACCTGTTTCGTGAATGAAGAGGGTGGGATAGTGGACGACTTTATCGTCTACCATTACGAACCGGAGAAATACCTTTTAGTGGTAAATGCCGCCAATATCGAAAAGGATTGGGCCTGGTGCCAACAATGGAACACCATGGGCGCGGAATTGGAGAACGCTTCGGATCATATGGCTCAATTGGCAATCCAGGGTCCCAAGGCTATAGAGACGCTGCAGAAGCTGACGGATCATAATCTGTCGGCCATTCCTTTCTATGCTTTTGAAACCGGGCCATTCGCCGGGGTGGAGAATGTGATTATCTCCAATACCGGATACACCGGTGCCGGAGGATTTGAACTTTATTTTTATCCCGAATATGGCAAGAAAATCTGGGATGCCATTTTTGAAGCGGGTGCCGAATATGGTATCAAACCTGTCGGACTGGGTGCACGTGATACGTTACGGTTAGAGATGGGATATTGTCTTTACGGGAATGATCTGGATGATACGACTACGCCATTGCAAGCCGGATTGGGATGGATCACCAAGTTTGCAGATAATAAGCCCTTTGTAGGCCGTGAGGTGCTGGAAAAAGAGAAAGCAAAGGGTGTATCCCGTAAACTCTGCTGCTTTGAACTGGTAGATAAAGGAATTCCCCGCCACGGGTACGAGATCGTAAACGCAGAGGATGAGGTGATCGGCAATGTCACTTCCGGAACGATGTCGCCTGTGTTGAAGATCGGTGTCGGTATGGGATATGTGAAACCCGAGTTTGCAAAACCGGGTACCGAGGTCTACATAAAAGTACGCAACCGGAACCTGAGAGCAAATGTCGTAAAACCGCCTTTTAGAAAGTAG
- a CDS encoding TolC family protein — MKKILLITFCICTASYMQAQKQLDLEECRQLALENNKSLKIAEENVRAAQSLSKAAFAQFLPDISAYGSYRYNQKNISLLGEDIHLPIGVLDPSGNFGPGIGPSSRPTPNADGTFTFDDSAINNKFIIVDGKPVPLDAQGNPFDPGKNPENLQWKNHALLPKDAMEFDMHNIFVGGISFAQPIFMGGKIVQLNKIAKSNQAIAEVRVQEKAEELLVNVDEAYWRVVSLESKVQLAKEYRNLVSELDKNMQALQEEGLATKADALKIKVKLNEADVSLTKAENGLNLSRMALNQLCGLPLEEQIELKDANLKESLDLQPAISIEQAWANRPEIKMLTQAGNIAEANSKVMASRFMPTVALTGGYITTNPSAFNGVEKKFNGMFTVGVTAVVPLFHFGEKAHTLNAARTQAVIAKLELEEAKEKIELQIHQNSYRITESLKKQEMTRKNVENAKENLSYAQEGFDAGVITSTDLLMAQTAWLSAESEYLDATVDVKLNNLYLRKSTGNLH, encoded by the coding sequence ATGAAGAAAATATTATTGATTACTTTTTGTATCTGCACCGCTTCTTACATGCAAGCGCAAAAACAGCTTGATTTGGAGGAATGCAGGCAACTGGCGCTGGAAAACAATAAGAGTCTAAAAATAGCTGAGGAGAATGTCCGTGCGGCCCAATCCTTATCAAAAGCAGCCTTTGCGCAGTTCCTACCGGACATTTCGGCCTATGGGTCATACCGGTATAACCAAAAGAACATATCTCTTTTAGGTGAAGATATTCATTTACCTATCGGCGTGCTTGATCCAAGTGGGAATTTCGGACCGGGTATCGGACCAAGCTCCCGCCCTACCCCTAATGCTGACGGAACATTTACCTTTGATGACTCGGCTATCAACAATAAATTCATCATAGTCGACGGAAAGCCTGTCCCACTGGATGCACAGGGTAATCCGTTCGATCCGGGAAAAAATCCGGAAAACTTACAATGGAAAAACCATGCCCTATTGCCAAAGGATGCGATGGAGTTCGATATGCACAACATCTTCGTAGGAGGGATCAGTTTCGCACAACCGATTTTCATGGGAGGAAAGATTGTCCAACTCAATAAGATTGCAAAATCGAACCAGGCAATTGCTGAAGTACGCGTTCAGGAGAAAGCGGAAGAACTTTTAGTCAATGTCGATGAAGCCTATTGGCGCGTGGTATCACTGGAAAGTAAAGTGCAGTTGGCTAAAGAATACCGCAACCTTGTTTCAGAACTTGATAAAAATATGCAGGCATTGCAGGAAGAGGGATTGGCAACCAAAGCGGATGCACTGAAGATAAAGGTCAAGTTGAACGAAGCAGATGTTTCGCTGACGAAAGCAGAGAACGGATTGAATCTGTCTCGGATGGCATTAAATCAATTATGCGGCTTACCGTTGGAAGAACAGATTGAATTGAAAGATGCCAATTTGAAGGAATCCCTCGATCTGCAGCCAGCCATTTCCATTGAACAGGCATGGGCTAATCGCCCTGAAATCAAAATGCTAACACAGGCGGGCAATATAGCTGAAGCCAACAGCAAGGTCATGGCTTCACGCTTCATGCCTACTGTCGCACTCACCGGAGGTTATATCACTACCAACCCTAGCGCATTCAATGGGGTTGAGAAAAAATTTAACGGCATGTTTACCGTCGGGGTGACCGCAGTTGTACCGCTGTTCCATTTTGGAGAAAAGGCTCACACACTCAATGCAGCACGGACTCAGGCCGTGATAGCCAAACTCGAACTGGAAGAAGCAAAAGAGAAGATCGAATTGCAAATACATCAAAACAGTTATCGGATTACAGAGAGTCTAAAAAAACAGGAAATGACCCGGAAGAATGTGGAGAATGCCAAAGAGAACCTCTCTTATGCACAGGAAGGTTTTGATGCAGGGGTGATTACCTCTACCGATCTGTTGATGGCGCAGACAGCCTGGTTATCGGCTGAATCGGAATACCTCGATGCTACTGTCGATGTAAAATTAAATAACCTGTACTTGAGGAAATCGACAGGCAATCTCCACTAA
- the pepT gene encoding peptidase T — MDIVDRFIKYARIDTQSDENNTQTPSTQKQFNLAKEVEQEALEMGLTDVSLDNNCYLMATLPANTQKKLPVIGFIAHFDTSPDMSGKNVNPRIIKNYDGKEIILNEPKEVVLSPADFPELLDHVGEDIIVTDGTTLLGADDKAGIAAIMNAMQYLIDHPEIEHGKIRIGFTPDEEIGRGADKFDVAKFGADWAYTIDGSEVGELEYENFNAASAKIDIQGRNVHPGYAKGKMVNALHLANELIALLPESERPEHTVDYEGFFHLISLGGTVEETSLSFIIRDHDREKFEERKRLMESAVETLNKKYGDRLTLQMKDQYYNMREKVEPVKYIVDYAYQAMEEVGVKPNVKPIRGGTDGARLSFMGLPCPNIFAGGMNFHGKYEFLPIPSMKKASEVIVKIAEIVAKEEKI; from the coding sequence ATGGATATTGTAGATAGGTTTATAAAGTATGCTCGCATCGATACACAATCGGATGAGAATAATACACAAACTCCGAGTACACAAAAACAATTCAATCTTGCCAAAGAGGTGGAGCAGGAAGCGCTTGAGATGGGATTGACAGACGTGAGTCTCGATAATAATTGCTATCTTATGGCCACTCTGCCGGCCAATACACAGAAGAAACTGCCGGTGATCGGTTTTATCGCCCATTTCGATACCAGTCCCGACATGAGCGGCAAGAATGTGAATCCGAGAATTATAAAGAATTATGACGGAAAGGAAATCATATTGAATGAGCCGAAGGAGGTAGTGTTGTCGCCTGCCGATTTTCCTGAACTGCTCGATCATGTGGGTGAAGATATTATCGTGACCGATGGGACGACACTGTTGGGAGCGGATGATAAAGCGGGTATCGCGGCAATTATGAATGCCATGCAGTATCTGATTGATCATCCTGAAATTGAACATGGTAAGATCCGCATCGGTTTTACACCGGATGAGGAGATTGGCCGGGGGGCTGATAAATTCGATGTCGCCAAATTCGGTGCCGATTGGGCATATACTATAGATGGAAGTGAAGTGGGAGAGTTGGAGTATGAGAACTTTAATGCCGCTTCGGCCAAGATTGATATACAAGGAAGAAATGTACATCCCGGCTATGCAAAAGGGAAGATGGTCAATGCATTACATCTGGCCAACGAATTGATAGCGCTTCTTCCGGAGAGCGAGCGCCCCGAACATACAGTGGATTATGAAGGATTTTTCCATCTGATTTCTCTGGGAGGCACAGTAGAGGAGACCAGTCTGTCGTTTATTATCCGCGATCATGACCGGGAGAAATTTGAAGAGCGTAAGCGGTTAATGGAGAGCGCTGTGGAAACGTTGAACAAAAAATATGGCGACCGGCTTACACTGCAGATGAAAGACCAGTATTATAATATGCGAGAGAAAGTGGAACCGGTGAAATACATAGTGGATTATGCCTACCAGGCCATGGAAGAAGTGGGTGTGAAACCTAATGTGAAACCTATTCGTGGAGGGACCGACGGTGCTCGTTTATCATTTATGGGGCTTCCTTGTCCCAATATCTTTGCCGGAGGGATGAATTTCCACGGCAAATATGAGTTTTTACCTATTCCTTCCATGAAAAAAGCATCGGAAGTGATTGTGAAGATAGCCGAAATAGTAGCCAAAGAGGAAAAAATATAA